The region AGGCTTTCCTGAAGCTGGATGTGCTGGTCTTTGACCTGATGAACCCGCAGGTCATTATCGGCATGTTCATCGGTGGTCTGCTGCCTTACCTGTTCACCGCCTTTGGCATGGATGCCGTGGGCAATGCCGCCGGTGCCGTGGTGCGTGAGGTGCGCCGCCAGATCCAGCTCAAGCCTGGCATTCTCACTGGGCAGGATGTGCCGGAGTATGGCCAGTGCGTGGACATCGTGACGAAAGCCGCTTTGCGCCAGATGATCGTGCCTGCGCTGCTGCCGATCGTGTTTGTGGTTGGCGTGGCCTTCCTGGGCAAGGAAGCCCTGGGCGGCCTGCTCATCGGCACCATCATCACAGGCCTGTTTGTGGGTATCGCCATGACGAGTTCAGGCGGTGCTTGGGACAATGCCAAGAAGTATGTGGAAGAAGGCAACCATGGTGGGAAAGGCAGCTTTGCCCACGCGGCAGCCGTGACGGGTGACACTGTGGGCGATCCTTACAAGGACACATCAGGTCCTGCGGTAAACCCGATGATCAAAGTGGTGAACGTGCTGGCCATCTTGGTGATCCCGCTGTTCTTCAAATAAGCGCTAGATTCGCTAACATTCGAGAGCGGGCTATCCTCACTGGGCAGCCCGTTTTTTTGTTAAGCGGATGGGGCTGTAAGGGTTCGATGATCGAGCCTTTACCTGGGCTTTTAATGCCAGCCTCAACGTAGTTAGGCCTTAGCCTTCGACCCTTTTTTATTGCGATCCCGGCGCCATTCGGCGCGGTGATTTTGGGCCCATTCATTGAGGGCGCGCTCGAAACCGACATCGCGATTTTCTTTTTCACTGACCAGCCACTTGTGCCGCAGGATCTGTTCGAGTTCCGCTTTGAACTCGGAGTAGGCATTGAGGGGGGCAGCGGGCATGAGGCGGAAGGTGAGTTTCGATGGGAAACGGTAGATTGCAAGGTCTCGCGAAAATGAGCTCAGACTGAAATGAAGTCGCCGTGCAGAAAGAAAATGACAAAGGTGTAAGCTAGGTATAACGTCCAGGCTCAACCGAAACGTTGCACGTGCCGAAGTAGCTCAGTGGTAGAGCATCGCATTCGTAATGCGAGGGTCGCGGGTTCAAATCCCGCCTTCGGCTCCACTCCGTGTCAGGAAATGACTCCAGCCCCAGAAACGCCTCGTGCCAGCCGCAATCGTCGGCAGGGGGACACCTTGGGTCTTTTAGCAAGGTTGGCAGGTGCTGTTGCTTTAGTTTTATTGATTGCGGCATTGTTTAACCTCAGCATCCACAAGCTGGAGCGCAGCCCGCCTGTGCAGCCTGAATATCAACCTTCTGCCAAGA is a window of Prosthecobacter dejongeii DNA encoding:
- a CDS encoding DUF4032 domain-containing protein, translating into MPAAPLNAYSEFKAELEQILRHKWLVSEKENRDVGFERALNEWAQNHRAEWRRDRNKKGSKAKA